One window from the genome of Halictus rubicundus isolate RS-2024b chromosome 7, iyHalRubi1_principal, whole genome shotgun sequence encodes:
- the Prp4k gene encoding pre-mRNA processing factor 4 kinase isoform X1 — MGSSDLECLDDKRDIVSIDSESDMLNDQRKKKKRKHKHHKHKKDKLIERDDGKIDRQDRKRHKKHKRPKKEREVENGSLDEKSSRIIQKDVGINGKVKSSLLEVVSTEESEDEKLIDLDSDEVDCTIIEDDIDLEELMKQKERLQACLVQYLSDESEKEDKEADQEEVKATETPDVILVEDDSENDNVPPKKRARSKSGSRERKKITKPERRVVVDMSRDRRSREEHKDKRRDSDRRRDEKVRTKEELRRDESRRDDRQTRKISDRHRDESSRKEDSNRRSEDNKRKESIKKDESRKREQDRREEERRRDAADHHNSRSRNDYKSLENRERQSSRDRHVSKDRHVSRDRHVSRDRHVSRDRPSSRDRRSRERPSSRDRHSRDKRDSRERHASRDRHREGRNSRDRNDVRDNRNRERIRERSRSTRRSRSPGIRGRLDRDRNDRYKTSRSVSRSRRDREKHPRDHERDREKNGKRERNDKYKDSLSEGLKVEHSDSSSEEDIKDIDIEEEEDEEAIIERRRKQREELLKRLGGPNEDSNMSADINTVPATPPSESQSNVSQKSLEVPSNNNESTSESHTPPLPEKPKSPQMVKKRKSRFDDTPSEDIEKNDDTKSIDKLKPEENAKKPNEWDMFAEADNIGDFSSPTVEGKRQGGPDNPSLTDNWDDAEGYYRVRVGETLDSRYVVYGYTGQGVFSNVVRARDSARGNLDVAVKIIRNNVLMHKTGLKELEILRKLNDADPEDRFHCLRLFRHFFHKNHLCMVFEPLAMNLREVLKKYGKDVGLHVKAVRSYTQQLFLALKLLKRANILHADIKPDNILVSESKLVLKLCDFGSASHAHENDMTPYLVSRFYRAPEIILGIPYDFGIDMWSVGCTIYELYTGKIMFSGKTNNQMLKFFMDLKGKMPNKLIRKGTFKNQHFDSNCNFLYHEVDKVTEREKVAVMSTLPATRDLGAELGGNSLPPEQSRKVGQLKDLLERTLMLDAGKRITVNHALAHPFIQEKI, encoded by the exons ATGGG tTCGTCAGATCTAGAATGTTTAGATGATAAAAGAGACATTGTTAGCATAGATTCTGAGTCCGATATGTTGAATGaccaaagaaaaaagaaaaagagaaaacatAAGCACCACAAACATAAGAAAGACAAATTAATTGAAAGAGACGATGGGAAGATTGACAGACAGGACAG GAAAAGGCACAAGAAACATAAACGACCTAAAAAGGAAAGGGAAGTTGAAAATGGCTCGTTGGATGAAAAATCATCGCGTATAATTCAAAAGGATGTTGGTATAAATGGCAAAGTGAAAAGCTCGTTATTAGAAGTTGTTTCTACCGAAGAAAGCgaagatgaaaaattaatagatttagATTCAGATGAGGTGGATTGTACAATTATCGAAGACGATATTGATCTTGAGGAATTAATGAAACAAAAG GAACGGTTGCAAGCATGCCTAGTACAATATCTCTCGGACGAATCTGAAAAGGAGGATAAAGAAGCAGATCAAGAGGAAGTAAAAGCTACTGAAACGCCGGATGTTATACTTGTGGAAGATGACAGTGAAAATGATAATGTACCCCCTAAAAAACGGGCTAGGAGTAAATCTGGTAGCAGAGAACGGAAAAAGATAACAAAACCTGAAAGACGTGTTGTTGTAGATATGAGCAGGGATCGTAGAAGTCGAGAGGAGCATAAAGACAAACGGCGAGACTCTGACAGAAGAAGAGACGAAAAGGTACGTACAAAAGAAGAATTAAGAAGAGATGAAAGCAGAAGGGATGATAGACAAACACGAAAAATAAGTGACAGACATAGGGATGAGTCGTCCCGCAAAGAAGACAGCAACAGAAGGTCAGAAGATAATAAGCGTAAAGAATCTATTAAAAAGGACGAGTCGCGTAAAAGAGAACAAGATAGACG GGAAGAAGAACGACGACGGGATGCTGCAGATCATCACAATTCCAGATCACGTAACGATTACAAATCACTGGAAAACCGTGAACGACAAAGCAGTCGAGATCGGCACGTGAGTAAGGATAGACACGTTAGCCGTGATCGTCATGTAAGTCGTGATCGACATGTTAGCAGAGATCGTCCGAGCAGCCGTGATCGTCGCAGTCGAGAGAGGCCTTCCAGCAGAGACAGACATAGTCGTGACAAAAGAGATAGCAGAGAGCGTCATGCAAGTCGAGACCGACATAGGGAAGGTCGAAATAGTCGCGACCGAAATGATGTGCGAGATAATCGAAACCGTGAGAGAATCAGAGAACGGTCAAGAAGTACTAGAAGGTCTCGCAGCCCCGGAATTAGGGGTAGATTAGATAGAGATCGAAACGATCGGTACAAGACCTCTAGATCAGTGTCTCGAAGTAGAAGGGACAGAGAAAAGCACCCCAGAGATCatgaaagagacagagagaagaaCGGTAAAAGAGAACGTAATGATAAGTACAAAGACTCTTTGTCAGAGGGACTGAAAGTGGAACATTCAGATAGCTCTAGCGAAGAGGATATAAAAGATATTGAtattgaagaagaagaagacgaggaGGCAATTATAGAACGTAGGCGGAAACAGAGGGAAGAACTTCTTAAA AGGTTAGGCGGACCAAATGAAGACTCCAATATGTCTGCCGATATAAACACTGTACCAGCCACCCCACCATCAGAGAGTCAATCAAACGTTTCACAAAAGTCGTTAGAGGTCCCATCTAACAATAATGAATCCACTTCAGAAAGTCACACTCCACCACTGCCCGAAAAGCCAAAGTCGCCACAAAtggttaaaaaaagaaaatctagATTCGACGACACACCATCGGAGGATATTGAGAAAAATGATGACACAAAATCCATCGATAAACTCAAGCCAGAGGAGAACGCGAAGAAACCAAACGAATGGGATATGTTCGCCGAAGCAGATAATATTGGTGACTTTAGT AGTCCTACAGTCGAAGGAAAGCGACAAGGTGGCCCAGATAACCCAAGTTTAACAGACAACTGGGATGATGCAGAAGGATATTACCg aGTGCGAGTAGGCGAAACATTAGATTCCCGATACGTTGTCTATGGATATACAGGTCAAGGTGTATTTAGTAATGTTGTAAGGGCTAGAGACAGTGCTAGAGGCAATCTGGACGTGgctgtaaaaataataaggaaTAATGTATTAAT GCATAAAACTGGCCTTAAGGAATTAGAAATTCTTAGAAAACTTAATGACGCGGATCCAGAAGACAGATTCCATTGTTTACGACTTTTTAGGCacttttttcacaaaaatcattTATGTATGGTTTTTGAACCTTTAGCCATGAATCTAAGAGAA GTTTTGAAAAAGTATGGTAAAGACGTTGGTTTACACGTTAAAGCGGTAAGATCGTATACGCAGCAACTTTTCCTTGCTCTGAAGCTATTAAAACGTGCAAACATTCTTCATGCTGACATCAAACCGGATAACATTCTAGTCAGTGAAAGCAAACTAGTATTGAAACTCTGCGATTTCGGCTCTGCATCCCATGCACATGAGAACGACATGACCCCGTATTTAGTATCCAGATTTTATCGTGCGCCTGAAATCA TTCTTGGTATACCATATGATTTCGGCATTGACATGTGGTCTGTGGGATGCACCATATATGAATTGTACACgggaaaaataatgttttcggGTAAAACAAACAACCAAATGTTGAAATTCTTCATGGacctgaaaggaaaaatgcctAATAAACTAATTAGGAAGGGCACGTTCAAGAACCAACATTTTGACTCTAACTGCAATTTCCTGTATCATGAAGTTGATAAGGTTACGGAGCGG GAAAAAGTTGCAGTAATGTCAACATTGCCTGCTACGCGTGACCTTGGTGCCGAGTTAGGTGGGAATTCTTTGCCACCGGAGCAAAGTAGAAAAGTTGGACAACTGAAGGACCTGCTGGAGCGAACATTGATGCTGGATGCCGGAAAGAGAATTACTGTGAACCACGCTCTGGCGCATCCCTTTATACAAGAAAAGATCTAG
- the LOC143355814 gene encoding inositol monophosphatase 1 has translation MVNIDECYMTVLRLVKEAGSIVREKINQPQDPMIKSCEVDLVTEWDQKVEKLLVEGISSKFPDHKFIGEEESSLGGKIEFTDAPTWIIDPIDGTMNFVHSLPHTCISIALVINKVTEIGVVYNPILEQFFTARKGQGAFLNGAPIRVSGEKELRKALVMMEMGTSRDPEKMKVVLANANNIPAQVHGIRALGSAALNMCMVAMGGADVSFEFGIHAWDIAAGDIIVREAGGVCIDPAGGPFDLMSRRALCASTMELAQSLAEILVQYYPERD, from the exons ATGGTAAACATCGACGAATGTTACATGACCGTACTTCGGCTGGTGAAAGAGGCTGGCTCA ATCGTCAGGGAAAAGATCAATCAACCTCAAGATCCGATGATAAAGTCATGCGAAGTTGATCTTGTTACTGAATGGGATCAAAAGGTCGAGAAATTGTTAGTGGAGGGCATATCTTCAAAATTTCCCGACCACAA atttaTAGGAGAGGAAGAAAGCTCACTCGGTGGGAAAATCGAATTCACGGACGCCCCAACATGGATCATCGATCCGATCGATGGAACGATGAACTTCGTACACAGCTTACCGCACACTTGTATATCGATtgcgttagttattaacaaGGTTACAGAAATTGGAGTTGTTTACAATCCGATTTTAGAACAGTTTTTCACAGCTCGTAAAGGGCAGGGTGCATTTTTGAATGGAGCTCCCATTCGGGTATCTGGAGAAAAAG aATTACGCAAAGCTCTTGTAATGATGGAAATGGGAACCAGCAGAGATCCTGAGAAAATGAAAGTTGTTTTGGCAAATGCGAATAACATTCCTGCACAAGTTCATGG AATACGTGCTTTGGGCTCTGCTGCTTTAAATATGTGTATGGTTGCTATGGGCGGAGCTGACGTATCATTTGAATTTGGCATTCATGCTTGGGACATTGCAGCTGGTGATATCATTGTCAGAGAAGCCGGTGGTGTATGCATAGATCCGGCTG gCGGTCCGTTTGATTTAATGAGCAGAAGGGCTCTGTGTGCATCGACAATGGAATTAGCACAATCACTAGCCGAAatattagttcaatattatccCGAACGTGACTGA
- the Prp4k gene encoding pre-mRNA processing factor 4 kinase isoform X2, producing the protein MGSSDLECLDDKRDIVSIDSESDMLNDQRKKKKRKHKHHKHKKDKLIERDDGKIDRQDRHKKHKRPKKEREVENGSLDEKSSRIIQKDVGINGKVKSSLLEVVSTEESEDEKLIDLDSDEVDCTIIEDDIDLEELMKQKERLQACLVQYLSDESEKEDKEADQEEVKATETPDVILVEDDSENDNVPPKKRARSKSGSRERKKITKPERRVVVDMSRDRRSREEHKDKRRDSDRRRDEKVRTKEELRRDESRRDDRQTRKISDRHRDESSRKEDSNRRSEDNKRKESIKKDESRKREQDRREEERRRDAADHHNSRSRNDYKSLENRERQSSRDRHVSKDRHVSRDRHVSRDRHVSRDRPSSRDRRSRERPSSRDRHSRDKRDSRERHASRDRHREGRNSRDRNDVRDNRNRERIRERSRSTRRSRSPGIRGRLDRDRNDRYKTSRSVSRSRRDREKHPRDHERDREKNGKRERNDKYKDSLSEGLKVEHSDSSSEEDIKDIDIEEEEDEEAIIERRRKQREELLKRLGGPNEDSNMSADINTVPATPPSESQSNVSQKSLEVPSNNNESTSESHTPPLPEKPKSPQMVKKRKSRFDDTPSEDIEKNDDTKSIDKLKPEENAKKPNEWDMFAEADNIGDFSSPTVEGKRQGGPDNPSLTDNWDDAEGYYRVRVGETLDSRYVVYGYTGQGVFSNVVRARDSARGNLDVAVKIIRNNVLMHKTGLKELEILRKLNDADPEDRFHCLRLFRHFFHKNHLCMVFEPLAMNLREVLKKYGKDVGLHVKAVRSYTQQLFLALKLLKRANILHADIKPDNILVSESKLVLKLCDFGSASHAHENDMTPYLVSRFYRAPEIILGIPYDFGIDMWSVGCTIYELYTGKIMFSGKTNNQMLKFFMDLKGKMPNKLIRKGTFKNQHFDSNCNFLYHEVDKVTEREKVAVMSTLPATRDLGAELGGNSLPPEQSRKVGQLKDLLERTLMLDAGKRITVNHALAHPFIQEKI; encoded by the exons ATGGG tTCGTCAGATCTAGAATGTTTAGATGATAAAAGAGACATTGTTAGCATAGATTCTGAGTCCGATATGTTGAATGaccaaagaaaaaagaaaaagagaaaacatAAGCACCACAAACATAAGAAAGACAAATTAATTGAAAGAGACGATGGGAAGATTGACAGACAGGACAG GCACAAGAAACATAAACGACCTAAAAAGGAAAGGGAAGTTGAAAATGGCTCGTTGGATGAAAAATCATCGCGTATAATTCAAAAGGATGTTGGTATAAATGGCAAAGTGAAAAGCTCGTTATTAGAAGTTGTTTCTACCGAAGAAAGCgaagatgaaaaattaatagatttagATTCAGATGAGGTGGATTGTACAATTATCGAAGACGATATTGATCTTGAGGAATTAATGAAACAAAAG GAACGGTTGCAAGCATGCCTAGTACAATATCTCTCGGACGAATCTGAAAAGGAGGATAAAGAAGCAGATCAAGAGGAAGTAAAAGCTACTGAAACGCCGGATGTTATACTTGTGGAAGATGACAGTGAAAATGATAATGTACCCCCTAAAAAACGGGCTAGGAGTAAATCTGGTAGCAGAGAACGGAAAAAGATAACAAAACCTGAAAGACGTGTTGTTGTAGATATGAGCAGGGATCGTAGAAGTCGAGAGGAGCATAAAGACAAACGGCGAGACTCTGACAGAAGAAGAGACGAAAAGGTACGTACAAAAGAAGAATTAAGAAGAGATGAAAGCAGAAGGGATGATAGACAAACACGAAAAATAAGTGACAGACATAGGGATGAGTCGTCCCGCAAAGAAGACAGCAACAGAAGGTCAGAAGATAATAAGCGTAAAGAATCTATTAAAAAGGACGAGTCGCGTAAAAGAGAACAAGATAGACG GGAAGAAGAACGACGACGGGATGCTGCAGATCATCACAATTCCAGATCACGTAACGATTACAAATCACTGGAAAACCGTGAACGACAAAGCAGTCGAGATCGGCACGTGAGTAAGGATAGACACGTTAGCCGTGATCGTCATGTAAGTCGTGATCGACATGTTAGCAGAGATCGTCCGAGCAGCCGTGATCGTCGCAGTCGAGAGAGGCCTTCCAGCAGAGACAGACATAGTCGTGACAAAAGAGATAGCAGAGAGCGTCATGCAAGTCGAGACCGACATAGGGAAGGTCGAAATAGTCGCGACCGAAATGATGTGCGAGATAATCGAAACCGTGAGAGAATCAGAGAACGGTCAAGAAGTACTAGAAGGTCTCGCAGCCCCGGAATTAGGGGTAGATTAGATAGAGATCGAAACGATCGGTACAAGACCTCTAGATCAGTGTCTCGAAGTAGAAGGGACAGAGAAAAGCACCCCAGAGATCatgaaagagacagagagaagaaCGGTAAAAGAGAACGTAATGATAAGTACAAAGACTCTTTGTCAGAGGGACTGAAAGTGGAACATTCAGATAGCTCTAGCGAAGAGGATATAAAAGATATTGAtattgaagaagaagaagacgaggaGGCAATTATAGAACGTAGGCGGAAACAGAGGGAAGAACTTCTTAAA AGGTTAGGCGGACCAAATGAAGACTCCAATATGTCTGCCGATATAAACACTGTACCAGCCACCCCACCATCAGAGAGTCAATCAAACGTTTCACAAAAGTCGTTAGAGGTCCCATCTAACAATAATGAATCCACTTCAGAAAGTCACACTCCACCACTGCCCGAAAAGCCAAAGTCGCCACAAAtggttaaaaaaagaaaatctagATTCGACGACACACCATCGGAGGATATTGAGAAAAATGATGACACAAAATCCATCGATAAACTCAAGCCAGAGGAGAACGCGAAGAAACCAAACGAATGGGATATGTTCGCCGAAGCAGATAATATTGGTGACTTTAGT AGTCCTACAGTCGAAGGAAAGCGACAAGGTGGCCCAGATAACCCAAGTTTAACAGACAACTGGGATGATGCAGAAGGATATTACCg aGTGCGAGTAGGCGAAACATTAGATTCCCGATACGTTGTCTATGGATATACAGGTCAAGGTGTATTTAGTAATGTTGTAAGGGCTAGAGACAGTGCTAGAGGCAATCTGGACGTGgctgtaaaaataataaggaaTAATGTATTAAT GCATAAAACTGGCCTTAAGGAATTAGAAATTCTTAGAAAACTTAATGACGCGGATCCAGAAGACAGATTCCATTGTTTACGACTTTTTAGGCacttttttcacaaaaatcattTATGTATGGTTTTTGAACCTTTAGCCATGAATCTAAGAGAA GTTTTGAAAAAGTATGGTAAAGACGTTGGTTTACACGTTAAAGCGGTAAGATCGTATACGCAGCAACTTTTCCTTGCTCTGAAGCTATTAAAACGTGCAAACATTCTTCATGCTGACATCAAACCGGATAACATTCTAGTCAGTGAAAGCAAACTAGTATTGAAACTCTGCGATTTCGGCTCTGCATCCCATGCACATGAGAACGACATGACCCCGTATTTAGTATCCAGATTTTATCGTGCGCCTGAAATCA TTCTTGGTATACCATATGATTTCGGCATTGACATGTGGTCTGTGGGATGCACCATATATGAATTGTACACgggaaaaataatgttttcggGTAAAACAAACAACCAAATGTTGAAATTCTTCATGGacctgaaaggaaaaatgcctAATAAACTAATTAGGAAGGGCACGTTCAAGAACCAACATTTTGACTCTAACTGCAATTTCCTGTATCATGAAGTTGATAAGGTTACGGAGCGG GAAAAAGTTGCAGTAATGTCAACATTGCCTGCTACGCGTGACCTTGGTGCCGAGTTAGGTGGGAATTCTTTGCCACCGGAGCAAAGTAGAAAAGTTGGACAACTGAAGGACCTGCTGGAGCGAACATTGATGCTGGATGCCGGAAAGAGAATTACTGTGAACCACGCTCTGGCGCATCCCTTTATACAAGAAAAGATCTAG
- the LOC143355811 gene encoding enolase produces MPIQKVKARQIFDSRGEPTLEIDIITDVGLLRSSVPSVLIPNPNQAQEIRDGNEAMYNGRSVFRAVDVINNIIAPQLLKSRLEACQQMEIDSLLNRLDGTENKSKLGANAILGVSIACCKAGAAKKGLPVYRYIAELAENAELYIPVPCFNMISGGRHAGNTIPCQEFMILPIGAESFADAMKMGSEVYKVLEKKIAATQEINLPLPVSDEGAFAPEFEEDREALLLLDESIKDAGYDGRIMIALDMAASAFYKEGGYDLGFKTEDSDPDDYMEAETLKDQYLEYLAEFPSIVSIEDPFDQEDWEGWLTIADQDIQIVSDDLTAMNIDRIEEAIERQMANAIILRMSQVGTVTEAINCAKIARISDWGYIVTTCQAETEDNFVADLAVGLSAGQFKAGAPCRSERTAKYNQLLRIEEELGKDARFAGQNYRNPLAK; encoded by the exons ATGCCAATTCAAAAGGTTAAAGCGCGACAGATCTTTGATTCCAGAGGAGAACCAACGTTGGAAATTGACATAATCACCGATGTCGGATTACTGAGATCATCGGTACCATCTGTTCTAATACCAAACCCTAACCAGGCCCAGGAAATACGGGATGGAAATGAAGCCATGTATAACGGACGTTCCGTGTTCAGAGCTGTCGACGTAATTAACAATATAATTGCGCCACAGCTCTTGAAATCGAGACTGGAAGCTTGTCAACAAATGGAGATAGACAGTTTGCTAAACAGACTCGACGGCActgaaaataaatcgaaactGGGTGCTAATGCCATACTCGGCGTATCCATTGCCTGTTGCAAAGCTGGTGCTGCAAAGAAGGGACTTCCGGTTTACAG GTACATCGCGGAATTAGCTGAAAATGCAGAACTTTATATCCCGGTTCCCTGTTTCAACATGATTAGCGGAGGAAGGCACGCGGGTAACACGATACCTTGTCAAGAATTTATGATCTTGCCCATAG GAGCTGAAAGTTTCGCCGACGCGATGAAAATGGGATCGGAAGTGTACAAAGTTTTGGAGAAAAAAATCGCCGCAACTCAGGAAATAAATCTACCACTTCCGGTTAGCGACGAGGGTGCCTTCGCACCCGAATTCGAGGAGGATCGAGAGGCACTTTTACTCCTAGATGAATCTATCAAAGACGCAGGATACGACGGAAGAATAATGATAGCATTAGACATGGCGGCCAGTGCCTTTTACAAAGAAG GCGGATACGACCTCGGGTTTAAAACAGAGGACTCCGATCCCGACGACTATATGGAAGCGGAAACCCTGAAAGACCAGTATTTGGAATACCTAGCAGAATTTCCATCCATAGTTTCCATCGAAGATCCATTCGACCAGGAGGATTGGGAAGGCTGGCTCACGATAGCCGATCAAGACATCCAAATCGTTTCGGATGACTTGACTGCCATGAACATTGACCGAATCGAGGAAGCGATAGAGAGGCAAATGGCGAACGCTATTATTCTGCGAATGTCGCAAGTCGGGACAGTAACGGAGGCGATTAATTGCGCGAAGATAGCGAGGATTAGCGACTGGGGATACATCGTGACGACTTGCCAGGCTGAGACGGAGGATAATTTCGTTGCCGATTTGGCAGTCGGTTTGTCCGCCGGTCAATTCAAAGCTGGGGCACCCTGCAGATCCGAGAGGACAGCGAAGTATAATCAACTGTTGAGAATTGAAGAAGAACTTGGGAAAGATGCGAGATTCGCGGGACAAAATTACAGAAATCCTCTGGCTAAATAA